One genomic segment of Rivularia sp. PCC 7116 includes these proteins:
- a CDS encoding SBBP repeat-containing protein — protein sequence MATNDQNPVTLTEITLDIDSMTVVEDRDKTLTYTFSRDENTDSNLTVNFTLDGTAKSDTDFMIEGAEYDGVTGTVIIAAGEQEASVTITPKADAEIESDESIKLTVSNTEEYIVTDDSVKLSENASLFRADGNELDNSSDDSVMKMGVIANDDPKLKVDWAKQFGGSGYGYEFLAVDDAGNTYVTGSFETTVTLGGDTLTPEGSKDLFVAKVKENGEFDWAKGFGGTTGDSSSGIDIDDKGNTYITGEFSGQITFGDTTPVVAGISSDVFAAKLNSDGNAVWAKDFGNGSSDKAGSIAVDKEGNAYITGNFLGEVTFGDKKINGGEEGRVVVSKLDSDSGDVVWAEDFGAASKSEEASDEASDIVVDKEGNAYLFMTEQNENGAEYAVVTKLDKSDGSETWTKKFGNNVVHDNIAIGKDSVYITGEFEETLTFDNAPNPFTVEGGENGDVFVGKLDSSSGNLLWVKDFDSQDKDENDVELEGIAVDDMGNTYVTGYYQGKSMRVDNFMLYGEVEETDTENAFITKFDSKGKVKWAQNIGGTDEENISDIAVNNGKIYIAGKFFNKATFGDESLEKTNSTDTFLVKLEEEKPEISLTVDSTSITEGDNNQIIYTFTRKGDTAAELTVDFSVTGSATFNDDYTLEGADEFQNSKGKVTFQAGKATATVTLSVTNDTTVEQDKTLALSLEKGSGYMLSATENTKNITIISEDIENTTGSGNGSGSGSGSGSDNDDEDEGELSFISNGKSTFKFKSKFKDGKSKSSIKFSFKSKNIEEIKQIAFFTVDDDEATIDGISPDAEGYIEAALNRAQTIFSVLGNAPQGFDLTQLDKVIEFSSDIKFRFLSVKNGTVDGVKKGKVKREQVVFSNADFLQVSEFEKNGFDLDFEGVKINMKLDGKAKKAIGSGLQEKIEVLDLREITTTQTATFTVNREAQFNNTIGFYQVINEDGGIDTNGDGTADILVGDAGYAQAAVQNRLASIDLSVENQSTGEFTGELTAGAIVVPFLIVNGNPEEFEEIFFPFIGANSDGADHVMMIGDNAFGFEDLAGGGDRDFNDVIVKVDINSLNT from the coding sequence ATGGCAACCAACGATCAAAACCCAGTTACATTAACCGAAATCACTCTTGATATTGACTCCATGACTGTTGTAGAGGATAGAGACAAAACTCTTACCTATACCTTTAGTCGGGATGAGAATACTGATAGTAATTTAACAGTCAATTTTACTCTTGATGGTACGGCAAAAAGTGATACAGACTTCATGATAGAAGGTGCGGAATACGACGGTGTTACAGGTACAGTTATTATTGCTGCCGGAGAACAGGAAGCTAGCGTTACTATTACGCCAAAGGCAGATGCTGAGATTGAATCGGATGAAAGTATTAAGTTAACTGTGTCTAACACGGAAGAATACATTGTTACTGATGACTCTGTAAAACTTTCAGAAAATGCATCACTATTTCGAGCAGATGGCAATGAATTAGACAATTCATCCGATGACAGTGTGATGAAAATGGGTGTTATCGCAAATGACGATCCCAAGTTAAAGGTAGATTGGGCAAAGCAGTTTGGTGGAAGTGGTTATGGTTATGAATTCCTAGCGGTAGATGATGCCGGGAATACTTATGTCACGGGAAGTTTTGAGACAACAGTTACTCTTGGTGGTGACACTCTTACACCCGAAGGTAGTAAAGATCTTTTTGTTGCCAAAGTTAAAGAAAATGGAGAGTTTGATTGGGCAAAGGGCTTCGGTGGTACAACCGGTGATTCAAGCTCTGGTATTGATATAGATGATAAGGGTAACACCTATATTACCGGAGAATTTTCAGGACAAATAACATTCGGTGATACAACTCCTGTTGTCGCAGGTATTAGTAGTGATGTTTTTGCTGCCAAGCTTAACAGTGATGGTAATGCAGTATGGGCAAAGGATTTTGGTAATGGTAGCTCGGATAAAGCTGGAAGTATTGCCGTTGATAAAGAGGGTAACGCTTACATTACTGGAAATTTTTTAGGAGAAGTAACTTTTGGCGATAAAAAAATTAATGGTGGAGAAGAAGGGCGTGTAGTTGTCAGCAAACTTGATAGCGATAGTGGTGATGTGGTTTGGGCAGAGGATTTTGGTGCTGCTTCCAAATCTGAGGAAGCATCTGATGAAGCTAGTGATATTGTCGTGGATAAAGAAGGTAATGCCTATCTTTTCATGACTGAACAAAATGAAAACGGCGCTGAATATGCTGTTGTAACTAAGCTTGATAAAAGCGATGGTAGTGAAACTTGGACAAAGAAGTTTGGTAATAATGTAGTCCACGATAACATCGCTATTGGTAAAGATAGTGTTTACATTACCGGAGAGTTTGAAGAGACATTAACTTTTGATAATGCCCCTAATCCTTTTACTGTTGAAGGTGGTGAAAATGGTGATGTATTTGTTGGCAAACTAGACAGTAGTAGCGGTAATTTGCTGTGGGTGAAAGACTTTGACAGTCAAGATAAGGATGAGAATGATGTTGAATTAGAAGGTATTGCTGTAGATGATATGGGCAATACTTACGTCACCGGATATTACCAAGGTAAAAGTATGAGAGTTGATAACTTCATGCTTTACGGTGAAGTTGAGGAAACTGACACAGAGAATGCTTTTATCACTAAGTTTGACAGTAAAGGTAAGGTAAAGTGGGCGCAAAATATCGGCGGTACTGATGAAGAGAATATCTCCGATATCGCTGTAAATAATGGCAAAATCTACATCGCTGGCAAGTTTTTCAATAAAGCTACTTTTGGTGATGAAAGTCTTGAAAAGACGAATTCTACAGACACTTTCCTTGTCAAATTAGAAGAAGAAAAACCAGAAATTTCTCTCACAGTTGACTCCACGAGTATTACCGAAGGTGATAATAATCAAATTATCTACACTTTTACCCGCAAAGGTGATACTGCGGCTGAATTAACGGTTGATTTTTCCGTCACAGGCAGCGCGACTTTCAACGATGATTATACTTTAGAGGGTGCCGATGAGTTTCAGAATAGCAAGGGTAAAGTTACTTTCCAAGCAGGAAAAGCAACTGCCACCGTTACTTTAAGTGTCACCAACGACACAACTGTGGAGCAAGATAAAACCCTAGCTTTAAGTTTGGAAAAAGGAAGCGGTTATATGCTTTCCGCAACAGAAAATACAAAGAATATAACTATTATTAGTGAAGATATAGAAAATACTACTGGTAGCGGTAACGGTAGCGGTAGCGGTAGCGGTAGCGGTAGTGATAATGATGACGAAGATGAAGGAGAATTGAGCTTTATATCTAACGGTAAAAGCACTTTCAAATTCAAAAGCAAGTTCAAAGATGGTAAATCTAAATCTTCTATCAAGTTTTCTTTCAAGAGTAAAAATATTGAAGAAATCAAACAAATAGCTTTCTTCACCGTTGACGATGATGAGGCAACTATCGATGGTATTTCTCCCGACGCTGAAGGATATATTGAAGCAGCTTTAAATCGCGCCCAAACTATCTTTTCTGTATTAGGAAATGCACCTCAAGGCTTCGATTTAACTCAGCTTGATAAAGTTATAGAATTTAGTAGCGATATCAAATTCCGTTTCTTGTCGGTGAAGAATGGTACTGTTGATGGAGTAAAAAAAGGCAAAGTCAAACGAGAACAAGTTGTTTTTTCTAATGCTGATTTCTTACAAGTCTCTGAATTTGAGAAAAACGGCTTTGATTTAGATTTTGAAGGTGTAAAAATTAATATGAAGCTGGATGGCAAAGCTAAAAAAGCCATCGGTAGCGGATTGCAAGAAAAAATCGAAGTGCTTGATTTACGCGAAATTACTACCACGCAAACTGCAACCTTTACTGTTAACCGCGAAGCTCAATTCAATAATACAATTGGTTTCTACCAGGTAATAAATGAAGACGGTGGTATAGATACAAACGGTGATGGTACTGCTGATATATTGGTTGGAGATGCTGGTTATGCACAAGCAGCAGTGCAAAACCGGCTTGCTAGCATTGACTTAAGTGTTGAAAATCAATCTACAGGAGAATTTACAGGAGAATTAACTGCTGGTGCAATAGTTGTGCCTTTCCTTATAGTTAACGGTAATCCAGAAGAATTTGAAGAGATTTTCTTCCCATTTATTGGAGCTAATTCCGACGGTGCAGATCACGTAATGATGATTGGTGATAATGCCTTCGGATTTGAGGATTTAGCTGGAGGTGGGGACAGAGACTTTAATGATGTTATTGTCAAGGTTGATATTAATAGTTTAAACACATAA
- a CDS encoding alpha/beta fold hydrolase — protein MTTTSQATTTFEKLFWNWKDYKIQYTVMGTGQPLVLIHGFGASIGHWKKNIPVLADAGYQVFAIDLLGFGGSDKAPIEYSVDLWVELLKDFWQEHIKHKAVFIGNSVGALISLTIAVEHPEITSGAVLINAAGGLSHRPNELNPPLRFVMGSFNKLVSHPITGKFVFNNIRRKSQIKRTLYQVYRDRNAVTDELVDMLYEPSCDEGAQKVFASILTAPPGDSPEELLPKVERPLLVIWGADDPWTPITGAKVYEQARENGKDIKIVPIPGAGHCPHDEVPDLVNPEIIDWVMGNW, from the coding sequence GTGACTACTACATCCCAAGCAACAACTACCTTTGAAAAACTGTTTTGGAATTGGAAGGATTACAAAATTCAATATACCGTCATGGGTACGGGACAACCTTTAGTATTAATTCACGGTTTCGGTGCATCTATCGGACATTGGAAGAAGAATATTCCCGTATTAGCAGATGCTGGATATCAAGTATTTGCAATAGATTTACTAGGATTTGGTGGCTCGGATAAAGCACCTATTGAGTACAGCGTTGATTTATGGGTGGAGTTACTCAAAGATTTTTGGCAGGAACATATCAAACACAAAGCTGTATTTATCGGTAATTCTGTAGGTGCTTTGATAAGTTTGACTATAGCCGTAGAGCATCCCGAAATTACCTCCGGAGCAGTTTTAATCAACGCTGCGGGAGGATTAAGCCATCGCCCTAACGAACTCAACCCACCGCTAAGATTTGTCATGGGTTCGTTCAATAAATTAGTCAGTCATCCGATAACGGGTAAATTCGTATTTAATAATATTCGCAGAAAATCGCAGATTAAACGCACGCTTTATCAAGTGTATCGCGATCGCAATGCTGTCACCGACGAATTAGTAGATATGCTTTACGAGCCATCCTGTGACGAAGGCGCGCAAAAAGTATTTGCATCAATTTTAACTGCTCCTCCCGGTGATTCCCCAGAGGAATTATTACCTAAAGTCGAGCGTCCATTACTAGTAATTTGGGGTGCAGATGACCCCTGGACACCAATTACTGGAGCAAAAGTTTACGAACAAGCCAGAGAAAACGGCAAAGATATCAAAATAGTACCAATTCCCGGAGCAGGGCATTGTCCACATGATGAAGTTCCCGATTTGGTGAATCCCGAAATTATTGATTGGGTAATGGGTAATTGGTAA
- a CDS encoding neutral zinc metallopeptidase, with the protein MRWEFGRRSDNVEDRRGRSVSPGVVGGGLGGLILTLIAVFLGVDPAIIEQIAPRDDGSSIPTQTTSQPRDEMGQFVSVVLADTEDTWNPLFRKMGRNYREPKLVLFENAVQSACGYASAAVGPFYCPPDQKVYLDLSFFRDLRNKLGAPGDFAQAYVIAHEVGHHVQNLMGISNRVRNIQNRVSQVQANQLSVRLELQADCFAGIWAHHAQRQRQIIEQGDVEEAINAAASIGDDRLQKRSKGYVVPESFTHGSSAQRVKWFKRGIQTGSVDACNTFES; encoded by the coding sequence ATGCGTTGGGAATTTGGTCGAAGAAGCGACAATGTTGAAGATAGACGCGGTAGAAGCGTTTCTCCGGGTGTGGTTGGTGGTGGGCTTGGCGGTTTGATTCTTACTTTAATTGCAGTATTTCTCGGTGTAGATCCAGCAATTATTGAACAGATTGCTCCTAGAGATGACGGCTCTTCAATTCCGACTCAAACAACTTCCCAACCTAGAGATGAAATGGGACAATTTGTTTCCGTTGTACTTGCCGATACCGAAGATACCTGGAATCCTTTATTTAGAAAAATGGGGAGAAACTATCGCGAACCGAAATTAGTTCTGTTTGAGAATGCAGTACAATCAGCTTGCGGTTATGCAAGTGCTGCCGTAGGTCCTTTTTACTGTCCCCCAGACCAAAAAGTATACTTAGATTTAAGCTTTTTCCGAGATTTAAGAAATAAACTTGGCGCACCCGGAGATTTTGCTCAAGCATATGTAATCGCTCATGAAGTCGGACATCACGTCCAGAATTTAATGGGAATATCCAATAGAGTAAGAAACATACAAAATCGAGTTTCCCAAGTTCAAGCAAACCAGCTTTCCGTCAGATTGGAATTACAAGCAGATTGTTTTGCAGGAATTTGGGCACATCACGCACAAAGACAAAGACAAATTATCGAACAAGGAGACGTTGAAGAAGCTATCAATGCAGCAGCGAGTATTGGGGATGATAGATTGCAAAAGCGATCCAAAGGTTATGTAGTTCCCGAATCCTTCACTCACGGAAGTTCCGCACAGCGCGTCAAATGGTTTAAACGCGGTATTCAGACAGGTAGCGTTGATGCTTGTAATACTTTTGAGAGTTGA
- a CDS encoding PAP/fibrillin family protein, whose protein sequence is MKVENQSNDSLKTQLIQQVEALPFQQAIFPQSEPDIDRIIQNLEEINLTPHPLNFENQALISGSWQLIYASNGTVVTRQVATIPDWTGIKIKEVYQTLNFNDSGITTSNCAKIELPILGELKIEASGIWKCEEDETTALVSFDAFTFQATKPFSLPVNLPELKIPVIEALRNEAVWITSYLDEEIRVGRGKTGNLFLFRRE, encoded by the coding sequence ATGAAAGTAGAAAATCAAAGTAATGATTCTCTGAAAACACAGCTAATACAACAAGTAGAAGCTTTACCATTCCAGCAAGCCATATTTCCCCAATCAGAACCAGATATAGATAGAATTATCCAGAATTTGGAAGAAATTAATCTAACTCCTCATCCGTTAAATTTTGAAAATCAAGCTTTAATATCTGGTAGTTGGCAGCTAATATATGCCTCTAACGGAACAGTAGTTACTCGTCAAGTTGCTACTATTCCAGATTGGACGGGAATTAAAATCAAAGAGGTATATCAAACCTTGAATTTTAATGATTCGGGGATTACAACTTCTAACTGTGCCAAAATCGAATTACCTATATTAGGAGAATTGAAAATCGAAGCTTCGGGTATTTGGAAGTGTGAGGAAGACGAAACCACCGCTTTAGTAAGCTTTGATGCCTTTACATTTCAAGCAACAAAACCTTTTTCTTTACCCGTTAATTTACCCGAATTAAAAATCCCAGTTATTGAAGCTCTCCGCAACGAAGCTGTATGGATAACTTCTTATTTAGACGAGGAAATTCGAGTCGGAAGGGGGAAGACAGGGAATTTATTTTTGTTTCGGCGGGAATAA
- the uvrA gene encoding excinuclease ABC subunit UvrA, whose product MSETKLAASLNGKLPNSNQNTIRIRGARQHNLKNVDLEIPSRQLVVFTGVSGSGKSSLAFDTIFAEGQRRYVESLSSYARQFLGQMDKPDVEAIEGLSPAISIDQKSTSHNPRSTVGTVTEIYDYLRLLFGRAGEPHCPKCDRSIAPQTIDEMVDKIMELPERTKFQILAPVVRGKKGTHAKLLSSLASQGFVRVRINGEVRELSDSIELNKKHAHTVEVVIDRLIKKAGIEERLVDSLSTCLKQSNGIAVILYTPISGEKDKKEEDKEENQEQELVFSENFACPEHGAVMEELSPRLFSFNSPYGACSNCHGIGTLKRFSPDLVVPDPQVPIYAAIAPWSEKDNSYYLELLYALGQDYGFELQTQWQNLTEEQQEIILQGEKKTPDSERTKKFKGVLPILQRQYEGGSELIKHKLEQYIIDQPCPVCEGKKLKPEALAVRLGQYKILDLTGVSITEAQERINNLQLSKRQFQIADLVLREIKARLQFLLDVGLNYLTLNRTAMTLSGGEAQRIRLATQIGSGLTGVLYVLDEPSIGLHQRDNAKLLQTLFRLRDLGNTLIVVEHDEETIRAANHVVDIGPGAGIHGGHIVAQGNLQTLLDAEDSLTGAYLSGRKVIQTPAQRREGNGINLVIQNARRNNLQNIDVEIPLGRLVTVTGVSGSGKSTLVNELLYPSLQHHLSKKIPMPKEIDGMKGLKAIDKAIVIDQSPIGRTPRSNPATYTGVFDAIRAVFSETIEAKARGYKPGQFSFNVKGGRCEACSGQGVNVIEMNFLPDVYVQCEVCKGARYNRETLQVKYKDKSISDVLNMTVEEALGFFTNIPKAVNKLQTLVDVGLGYVQLGQPATTLSGGEAQRVKLATELSRRATGKTLYLIDEPTTGLSFYDVHKLLDVLQRLVDKGNSILVIEHNLDVIRCADWVIDLGPEGGDKGGEVIAVGTPEDVAKNEKSYTGKYLKQVLKQYPPVGANN is encoded by the coding sequence ATGTCAGAAACTAAGTTAGCTGCATCCTTAAATGGAAAACTCCCTAACTCTAACCAAAATACAATCCGCATTCGCGGTGCTAGGCAGCATAATTTAAAAAATGTCGATTTAGAAATTCCTTCTCGTCAGTTGGTCGTTTTTACTGGGGTTTCTGGCTCTGGTAAGTCTTCTCTGGCTTTTGATACTATTTTCGCTGAAGGACAGCGCCGTTATGTTGAGTCCCTTAGTTCCTATGCGCGGCAATTTTTGGGACAAATGGATAAGCCGGATGTGGAAGCGATTGAAGGTTTAAGTCCGGCTATTTCTATCGATCAAAAGTCTACTTCTCATAATCCGCGCTCAACTGTAGGCACGGTTACGGAAATTTACGATTATCTACGTCTGCTGTTTGGTAGGGCTGGCGAACCCCATTGTCCGAAATGTGACAGGTCAATTGCTCCCCAAACGATTGATGAAATGGTAGACAAAATCATGGAGCTACCGGAGCGGACAAAGTTTCAGATTCTGGCTCCGGTGGTGCGCGGTAAGAAAGGTACTCACGCCAAATTATTATCTAGTCTCGCTTCTCAGGGTTTTGTCCGAGTTCGGATTAATGGTGAGGTACGAGAACTTTCTGACTCAATTGAGTTAAATAAAAAACATGCTCATACAGTAGAAGTTGTTATCGACCGTTTGATAAAAAAAGCTGGAATTGAAGAACGCTTAGTAGATTCTCTTTCCACATGTTTGAAACAGTCTAACGGTATTGCAGTAATTCTCTATACTCCTATTTCTGGGGAAAAGGATAAGAAAGAAGAAGATAAAGAAGAGAATCAAGAGCAAGAATTAGTATTTTCGGAAAACTTCGCTTGTCCGGAACATGGTGCGGTTATGGAAGAATTATCACCGCGCTTGTTTTCCTTTAATTCTCCTTATGGCGCTTGTTCTAATTGTCACGGAATCGGAACATTAAAAAGATTTTCTCCTGACTTAGTTGTCCCCGATCCTCAAGTCCCAATTTATGCTGCGATCGCACCTTGGTCTGAAAAAGATAATTCTTATTATTTGGAGTTACTTTACGCTCTGGGACAGGATTACGGCTTTGAGCTACAAACTCAGTGGCAAAATTTAACTGAAGAACAGCAAGAGATAATTTTGCAAGGAGAAAAGAAAACTCCAGATTCAGAAAGAACCAAAAAATTTAAGGGCGTGTTGCCGATTTTACAACGGCAGTATGAAGGTGGTTCGGAACTAATTAAGCATAAATTAGAGCAATATATAATTGACCAACCTTGTCCGGTATGCGAAGGTAAAAAGCTGAAACCGGAAGCTTTAGCGGTAAGGTTAGGACAATACAAAATTTTGGATTTAACCGGAGTTTCAATTACTGAAGCTCAAGAAAGAATTAATAATTTACAGTTAAGTAAACGGCAATTCCAAATTGCAGACTTGGTATTGCGCGAAATCAAAGCGCGTTTGCAGTTTCTTTTGGATGTCGGCTTAAATTATTTAACTTTGAATCGTACAGCTATGACGCTTTCGGGTGGGGAAGCGCAACGGATTCGGTTAGCGACACAAATCGGTTCCGGTTTAACTGGTGTATTATACGTACTAGACGAACCAAGTATCGGTTTGCACCAGCGCGATAATGCCAAATTGCTGCAAACTTTATTTAGATTGCGCGATTTAGGCAATACGTTAATTGTGGTAGAACACGATGAAGAAACAATTCGCGCAGCCAACCACGTTGTTGATATTGGACCAGGTGCGGGTATTCACGGAGGGCATATTGTAGCTCAGGGCAATTTACAAACTTTATTAGATGCGGAAGATTCTCTTACCGGAGCTTACTTATCGGGAAGAAAAGTAATTCAAACTCCCGCTCAAAGAAGGGAAGGAAATGGCATAAATTTAGTAATTCAAAATGCCCGTCGCAATAATCTACAAAATATAGACGTAGAAATTCCTTTAGGAAGATTAGTTACGGTAACTGGTGTTTCGGGTTCGGGTAAATCAACTTTAGTCAACGAATTGCTTTATCCCTCATTACAACATCATCTCAGTAAAAAAATACCGATGCCCAAAGAAATCGATGGGATGAAGGGATTGAAAGCCATTGATAAAGCAATTGTTATCGATCAATCTCCTATCGGTAGAACTCCTCGTTCCAACCCAGCAACTTATACGGGTGTGTTCGATGCAATTCGGGCAGTATTTTCTGAAACCATCGAAGCTAAAGCAAGGGGTTACAAACCGGGACAATTTTCGTTTAACGTCAAAGGTGGACGCTGCGAAGCTTGTTCGGGACAAGGTGTAAACGTCATCGAAATGAATTTCTTGCCAGATGTTTACGTACAGTGCGAAGTCTGCAAAGGTGCCAGATATAACCGCGAAACATTGCAGGTTAAGTATAAAGATAAATCAATTTCCGACGTTCTGAATATGACAGTTGAGGAAGCACTAGGATTTTTTACTAATATTCCCAAAGCTGTCAATAAGTTACAAACCTTGGTAGACGTAGGTTTGGGATACGTACAACTCGGACAACCCGCAACTACTTTATCGGGTGGTGAAGCGCAACGAGTGAAGTTAGCAACAGAATTATCGCGTCGAGCTACGGGAAAAACCCTTTATTTAATTGACGAACCCACCACGGGATTATCATTTTACGACGTACATAAATTATTAGATGTACTGCAAAGATTGGTAGATAAAGGTAATTCAATTTTAGTGATTGAGCATAACTTAGATGTAATTCGCTGTGCCGATTGGGTAATAGATTTAGGCCCCGAAGGAGGAGACAAAGGAGGAGAAGTTATTGCTGTGGGAACTCCCGAAGATGTTGCGAAGAATGAAAAATCTTATACAGGGAAATATTTGAAGCAGGTATTGAAGCAGTATCCACCTGTAGGTGCGAATAATTGA
- a CDS encoding transposase family protein: protein MSIVFDYIQKYPYKTKHILGISHEQFQELINSASKKHLEIQREKENQKVRINSSGGGRKELLSIPQEICLCLFYFRQIPTFEILGMLFGVSKSKAHNTFHYWRKILREILPSSLIEQVNNQEGDLAIVQEILTNFKLIVDSLEQPIDRPSDNEEQKKFYSGKKKQHTLKSQIVSMPNGKDIVDVIIGFPGPTADINLFRGQQQKFNEEQKFEGDKAYQGGQNIAIPHKKKRKKELSEKQKEENKILSSKRIFVEHLIRIVKIFHVASQRFRLNSNVYEEIILTVCGLVRLRIGTLVLSS from the coding sequence ATGTCTATTGTCTTCGATTATATCCAAAAATACCCTTATAAAACAAAACATATTTTGGGTATTAGTCATGAACAATTTCAAGAATTAATTAATTCAGCTTCCAAAAAACATCTTGAAATTCAAAGAGAGAAAGAAAACCAGAAAGTGAGGATTAATTCTTCTGGAGGGGGTCGTAAAGAATTATTATCAATTCCTCAAGAAATATGTTTATGTCTATTTTATTTTAGGCAGATACCTACTTTTGAGATACTAGGAATGTTGTTCGGCGTATCGAAAAGTAAGGCACATAATACTTTTCATTATTGGAGAAAGATTTTACGTGAAATTTTACCTTCAAGCTTAATAGAACAAGTTAATAATCAAGAAGGAGATTTAGCAATTGTACAAGAAATATTGACCAACTTTAAATTAATAGTAGACAGCTTAGAACAGCCTATTGATAGACCTTCAGACAACGAAGAACAGAAAAAATTTTATTCTGGGAAGAAAAAACAACATACATTAAAAAGCCAAATAGTTAGTATGCCAAACGGTAAAGATATAGTTGATGTCATAATAGGATTTCCAGGCCCTACAGCAGATATTAATTTATTTAGAGGACAACAACAGAAATTTAATGAAGAACAAAAATTTGAAGGGGATAAAGCATATCAAGGAGGTCAAAATATAGCTATACCTCATAAGAAAAAACGAAAGAAAGAATTAAGCGAGAAACAAAAAGAAGAAAATAAAATTTTATCCAGTAAGCGCATATTTGTAGAACATTTAATCAGAATAGTTAAAATTTTTCATGTAGCTTCACAAAGATTTAGATTAAATTCAAATGTTTATGAAGAAATCATTTTAACAGTTTGTGGACTGGTCAGGCTACGAATTGGAACCTTGGTTTTATCCAGTTAA
- a CDS encoding type II toxin-antitoxin system VapC family toxin — MSDVVTDTYALIWYLEDNSRLSTVANEIFNKCDRGELLIHIPTICLVEIVYLQEKGRISSEMKTQLDNALANENSGLVLADLTADVVELAIIPRNIIPNMSDRIIVATAKHLGLPLITKDNKISSLGITTIW, encoded by the coding sequence ATGTCGGATGTAGTAACTGATACCTATGCTTTAATTTGGTATTTAGAGGATAATTCGCGTTTAAGTACTGTTGCAAACGAGATTTTCAATAAATGCGATCGAGGTGAATTATTAATTCATATACCTACAATTTGCCTAGTAGAAATTGTCTATCTACAAGAGAAAGGACGTATTTCATCAGAAATGAAAACGCAGCTTGATAATGCTTTGGCAAACGAAAATAGCGGATTAGTCCTAGCTGATTTGACTGCTGATGTTGTTGAATTGGCTATCATACCGCGAAACATTATACCTAATATGTCGGATAGGATTATTGTAGCTACCGCAAAACATCTAGGTTTACCTTTGATTACCAAAGACAATAAAATTAGTTCGTTGGGAATCACTACTATTTGGTAA